GCCGACGTTGTGTGGCAGTTCAGTCTACATTTGTGGTGTCCGAGACAGTTGCACAACCTCCAGAATTCGATCCAGAGTGCCGGGAATGTAAGCGGCATAGAAAGGTTTGTATAATGCTAATTACAAaagcaatattttatattgctgATTGCTATATTTATGACATATgtattgcaattgttgtctAGGACGCTTTAAGCTCTAATATGCCACAGACCGTGCTGGACGTCATACAAGATTACATTGAACAGGCAAATAAGGGCTTGGCTAACTGGATATTTAAGCATCGCGGAATCAAACTTTTATCGCTGCCAGCTACAGTGCCAATGGACTTCTTACTGGCGACAGTGTATAAAATTACAAGTCTGACCCCGAAATTGACAAAGCAAATGCGTCAACTGGCTAATCAGCTTAATAATGCGATTCAAATGCGTCTATTTAGCAAATTTACGCTATATGATCAGCCACATTTTGATACCACTGGCTTGTTACATTCAAGCCGTTTATATGGACCACGAGTTTCGATACTCGTTGATGAGTGGTTGGTCCAATATTCGCCCGTATTCGGGCTTAAAAAATACtcattaattgaaaatattttccttTACTTGTAGCGGCGCATCTCCATTAAATGTGGATGTTGATAACTTTGAACATGTTCTCAAGATGAGTACGCATAATGACGCTTTATATGCCTACTATTACACGGATAACAGCACCAATCATGTGAAAGTTACCGAAATCTTTGATTTTGATGAAATGACAGAACACGGTGAACTAGCAACCAACTTGCAACTGTATGAGGGCTCTGTAGAAGATCATCCCAATCCACGCCAACCACATTCTCACAATGCTGTCGTCAGTGAATGGAATGGCGTCGAGTCCGGTTAGTATGATAAACCTGCTATAGGGCATCTATACATCATCCATTTTatcattcatcatcatcattattgaCTAACCCATTTCTTACAGTACAAATAATGCCCACAACACCTGAATTGCACGATGTCGCCTTTTAAAGCACTCATAAAAACCATTGCCATTGTCAGGTATTTTAGCATTGTATGCCTTTCATAAAgtcttgatttatttatattgcgATTATTATATCGATGTAcataatatacaaatgtacCTTTGTTGATTTATAGACTTTTTTATTGATGCTCAATCCCCAATTTCGACCGAACTACCTATGCAAGGAATGGCTCAACTGGCGTTTTTTTCCACCGTCAACATCGAACATAACACGACTGGTTTCAATGAACCACAGGCTGAAGCAAATTCGAATACGTCTAACGATTTGTGTATAGAAATTGAATGAGACCCAACATGACAcagactcaatatcgaatTTGTAATGCAACATTTCCAAAGCGGCTCTTAGCTAAGCGATGAGCCATTTAGCTTTCCGTTAGCTTGTAATACTTATAATCGTAGTACGAAAACGTATGTACCtatgtaatttatatattttatgtaatcTCCATTTGCTACTGCTGGTTGCACAtcattgaaattttatatacTCTTGCCTGTTCTAATGTAAAACTTCAAACCGAGACTCATCTATGTTAAATGTCTCCTGTAtcgaataataaataaattaatatataaagaaatatttaaaaatgctgCAACTTATTTAGCTTTTTCCTAAAAATCAGCGCGTGGAATTGTAAACTGATATGAAATTTCTGTGAAGGCGACGGTGCTCGTATTGGTTAGAACCAGGAATTTCCGAGCCTACAATTAAGCTGACATTgagttattttaattattaataatggGGAAACCGAGGGAAAACCCTACACATCAGTAAGATTTTTCTCTGGATTAATTCTAAAAAGGGTAAACAGACCACCATGACgaatatcttttatattgCGATCAATTACAGTTTATATTTGTCACCCAACCTATCCTTTATATAAAAGTATGGCTTTCGTATTTCGTACGACAAAAAAATTGCAGCACTTGAGCAATCGAATAAGGCCTGAAAAAATTCTAAGCAATTGAGAAAGCTAAAGTTGAGTGAGCTCAAGACCCGTTTTCAAAAAAGCAGAACAGTGCGGTGATATCATTTGCAGCCTTTTTTCCTTATAAAACGATTGCTTGAATAACTTCAAAGTTTTACATGAACTATACTTAGGAATTTTAAagactattattattgtgtgtaATGCTTTAAACTTGGGTTTGGGCGTGACAAATGTCTAAAATTAACTTGATCTACGTCCAACTTTGTTATGGCTAGGTGTTTAtccaatatatatatgcatatgctaTGTTATGTAAAATACTGGTTGAAACCATATTCCGCAAATTCCatctaatatttattatatcttaAAATTCACTTAACACTTTTCGAAATTTAAATCTCAACTAAACTTTCACTTacaaagtatatttttgtaatttatgagTCAAAGGCAATGACACCCAagtttaaaacatttatattttaagattaaaataaaaatgggaTATCTACGCACTTACATGAAAAAGCATGAGTCGATGTTAGCAGTGCACGAACCCCATGTATCctattttcccaattttaatttcatataccGAAAGTAAGTCTTTGGCCATCCCTtccgcaaataaaaattaaaggttGTACATaatgcattttataatttaatgatatacatacatatttatagaCTTCAGATACTACaacatatgttatatatacttatttcTACATATTAATATTAGCTAATTTACATACTCGTCTCCCAGGGCTGTAActctatatatggtatataaaaGTGCTCAAGCACTGACATAGAAACGAATTCttatattttctttcatttcatttatatttattttttctttgtttaatatttaaacataatCGAATCATTCATTGTTTGCGTTTATTAATTTAGTGagaatttgttgttattttaaaagctttcAAAAGACTTATTAAATTGGCATTCGCCGGTAATTTTCTGTACAGTATAAAAATTGCCATGAACAAAACCTAAAACTACGGTTTATACAAgggaaattgtaaaattacCTACTTTACGTAATTTGTGTTGTTTCGATCTCTTTTTGTTGAGCGCCTGAAACGCCCCcatgaacaaaatatacggtttatatataatttaaatttacagttcaatttataaatagctGCTATATATTACTTGCACATATCTTtagctatatatgtattataccTAAACTGTATATGTTTGTTGTTCTGTGTCGTGTTATTTATTGTATcttgtgtgtatgagtgtgtgtaaatgtTGCTCATGCATTGTGCCAAGATCGTTACGGAAAGATTAGTAGCGTCTGACACAAGACACCACAGCCAAACTTAAAACTAACCTATATGTCTGTATATACAATTTCTGGCAACAGATGCTCCTCACGTCTGCGTGCGACGTTCATATTCGCTGCGTCTATAATCAGGAGGATAGTCACGAGGCATCACAGGATATGGACGTGGTTCTCCACGATATCCTtgaggcggcggcggcagtcCAGGCACCATATTGTTCGGCAAATAATAATTGGGCGGCAGGTAATGGCTTGAGTATGCATGTGGCGGTAGGGCGGAAGGGTATCTATAGtaagaaattgaaatcaattagccaactttgaatttaaacttctataataacaaattaaatgacaaCTTCCAACTTCCAACTTAACTTTGTATTTTCGAAATATGACACTACTTACCTACGCTTGTCAGGCCGTCGCTCACGATCGCGTTCGCGATGATCACGATGATAACCACTACTGGCAGCACTACCACCTCCTCCACTGCGCTGGTACAATGTATCATATCGCTCCCTTTTGTAATCAAAGTTGTAGCTATGTTAAATGGTGGTGAgcttattaattatataaattgatatGAACTTTTTACATACCGATCACGAGTATGCCAACGATCCATTTCGGAAGAATAGCCTGTTGGCACAGGTTGTTGATCAAAACGCCGACTGCTGCCTATACCCGATGGCGAATTAGGTCCTCCACGTCGAGCACTATTTCCTTCATATCCACTAGGAGCTCCACCACCTGCGCTAACATAGTAATCGTCGCCTCTATGATGTTTTTTGCGCTGATCTTCGTGACTACCGTGCCGCGACGATGTAGCTGCATCCATGTTAAGCCGCTTAAAAGACATAGATTTGAGGTTGTCGCTGATGCCAGTGTTGGTCATGCCCAAGCTGCTGGCTTCAGCATCGTTCTCATCGCGCTTCCTTTTCATTGGCGACTCGTTGGTGAAGCGACGATTTGATTTATCGTCACAGCCAGCACCAGAGTAGCGTGACTCGCGCTCTTTATCTTtgtcctttttcttttttttaccgCTCTTGTCTCGTTCCTTCTCCTTATCAACAGTGGCACCGTTTTCTGCCCGTGAACGTCTAGAACGTCCACTTTCAGGGcttattgaatttgttgtaTCCTTTGGAGTTTCCGGCTGCGTCTGTTGTTTTAGTGCATGCTTGTAAATCTTAAATAGACGCTTTGCATCCAGCTCTGTGAATTTGGACACAAAATACCACAGATTGCTACGCCATTCCTTCTTCTCTGATTCCCCATAAGGTTGCAAGCATACGTCAATTTGACGTCCAATTTGCAATAGACAGTCGCGTGTCTGCTGCAACTGATCCTGTTGCGACAGGCTGAGATCGGGCTGATCTAAAGCCTTCAAAGCTTTTTTAACCGGTCGCATTTTTTCCTTGCATTCATTGAAGATACTTGGATCTAAATCACCCAGAACTTCCAAGGCTCGTGGCTCATTATTGGCTGTAAAGTGCATTGGTTTGTTGCCATTATTGTCCGAAGCGCTTGTTTTCTTGCTCCGCGTCTttgattttttcttcttttgcccACTGGTATGTTCCGCCGTTGCGGAAGATGCGACTGGGGAGGCAACGAGGCTGGCACCATCTGCTGCGGTTCTGGAACTGTTTTCGCCAGGTAACGTGGAACTGCCATCGTCAATGGTGCCATCTTTACGCTCTGGCGTGCTGACCGCTGTCGTGTTCAAGCTAAcgcttgttttcattttacgCGGACGACGTTGACGTCTTTGGTCACCTTTAGTCAGTTCCACATTCTTTTTGATGATCTTCAGCAGGTATTCTGCTCTGGATTGCAAGTGCTTGGTTTGCGGCTTACGTGTGTCATTGAGCAGTATTTTTTCACTGAGCTTAAGCGTTGGATCCAGTTTCATCTGTTCCCAGGAACCAATTCCATATTGATAAATTCCACGCAGCAAAGCGGTATCCTCTTCAGTGCCCCACTCTACATCGAAATTGGGTGAACGggtttttatattaaataccCATTGTTGTCGTTCCTGCGCTGAACTGGGCATTAGCTCATTAAGTGGCTGCAACTCCTCCTCGCAAGAGAGCAGGGTTTTGGCATTGAATGAAACGCCTCCCAGTTTGATCGAGTAGGTCGCGCGTGGTCGTCGCTGCTTGTTGccctgctgctgcagctcttCTTCCTTTACAGTCTTGGTTTCTTCCTCCTTGTGTTCGTTAAGGAACTGTACGCAACGATCGTGCAGCATCTCACCAATACGCTTCAGTTCAGCCAGTGGCTTCTCTTGCAGCTCTGCATCACATGCAATTGCCTCCAGACGCATCAACGGCGCAGGAAACTTCTTGTAACTGCGAATGAAGCGACGCAGCTCGGCATCACTAAAACCAATAATTTTCTCCTTCATTGCTGGACGACCACGCTTCCGTTGTCTGCTGCCATCttcgccgccaccgccactgGCATCTGAACCTAGCTCATAGTCTGAATCGGCAGAATCATCACCCTTGGAGCGTGCGGCACCCTTAGCCAGACCTCGTTTTCCAGCATCGTTTTTATTAGCCGCAGTCGTTTTGCGACGCGGCGGCAGGTACAAGTCCTCCATTTCTTTGGCGCGTTCCTGATCCTCAATAACCTTTCGAAAGCCTTCAGGTATTATATCGTCCCAGTCTTTGCTGTCGTCCTCCTCGTCATTAGCCTGTTGATCTTTACTCGTCGATTCGCTTGGCTCATCCTCTTGAAAAGCAGCGATACTGGCCACCTTGAACGCAGAAAGTAAATCATCACCAGGCATTTCAGGATCTTCGTTGCGAGTCTCAGCACGGCGCAGAATTTCATCAATATCGCAAACAAGCTCTTCCTCATGCTCCTGCTCGTCCTTGAAAAGTTCCTCGGCTCCGAATTTAAGAATGGCTGACAAGTCATCCTTGTTAAACGGATTTGAGTTTGACGAATGACCATTGCCGCTCTTATCAAGCACTGTTCTACCCGTGGTATCCATACGTTGTATTACTAAATGATCAAGGACCATTTTCTGTTTGGCTCGCTCGACAATTTGTTCCTCAACCGATCGGGCAGTTACAAGACGATATATGTTTACTTGATTCTTTTGGCCAATGCGATGGGCACGCGCCTGCGCCTGCAAGTCATTCTGTGGATTCCAATCCGAATCGAATATAATGACTGTATCTGCAGTGGCCAAATTAATACCTAAACCACCTGCACGTGTCGATAGCAGAAAGCAAAAATCCTGACTACCCTCGGCGTTAAAGTGATCCAATGCCTGGCGTCTCATCTCCCCTTTAATACTGCCATCCAAGCGTTGAAATGAAAAGTGGCGTTTCTGCAGATAATCAGCTAGTACGTCAAGCATACGCACCATCTGTGAGAAAATAAGCACTCGATGGCCAGTCTCCTTAAGGCGACACAACAGTTTATCCAACAGCACCAGCTTTCCAGAGCCCTTGAGCAGCATCTGTAGCGCTTCATCCTGCTGCAGACCGAGCAACTCAAACTCTGAGGGTCGTATAAGGGCAGCATGATTGCAGCACTTCTTCAGCtcaattacaatatttagaAAAGTGGAGGTGGATCCGCGTTTTCCCTTGCGCAGGGCATCGAAATTTTTGGTGAGTATCCACTTATAATACTGTTTCTGCAATGATGTCATCTCAACACGTAAGATTTGCTCAACTTTGGCAGGTAACGATTTCTCCACATCTTTCTTTACGCGCCTCAGAATATATGGCTCTAACTGCTGATGCAGACGAGTATACCCCTTGTCCTCGGCATTGCCATGTTGCACCTCAAAGTTTTCCCAAGTATCGAATTTTTCGGGCATTATGAAGTGCAGTAGAGCCCACAATTCCTTTAGTGAGTTTTGCAGTGGTGTTCCCGTAATCAGCAGACGATGATTCGTATCGAACTCCTTGAGTGACTTATAGAGTAGCGAATCATCATTTTTTAGGCGATGCGCTTCATCCACGAGCAAAGCTGCCCACTGCAGCGTACCCAGAAATTGTTTATCCTTCAAGACTATCTCGTAGGTAGTCAGTATGCAATTGAATTTCAGTCTTTTTGAGCCCTCGAACTGCCACTCATACTGCTGTATTAGCTCACGGGACTTCACATCGCCTAGATACGTAACGACATTCATGTCGGGTGCCCACAAATCGAATTCCCGCTGCCAGGCGGTCATTGTACTAAGCGGAACCACGCACAGAAAAGGACCATATAGATGATGCAGCTTAAAGAGTGcataaagaaaacatattGTTTGTATGGTCTTTCCAAGACCCATTTCATCGGCCAGAATCACCGAATTTTCCTTGCACCACGAGTGCAACAGCCAGTTGAGACCATCCATTTGATAGTCCCGCAATGTTAAACCTTCCACCAGAAACTCCGGTTGCCCCTTGATACGTGAGAACTTCGGGCGATACTTAATCACACGGCAGTGCCGCGATGGCGTACACTTGGAGCTTTCTCTGTCGGTAAACTGCTCCACACAGCGTAGCCATTTGCGTAGCACAAGTGTTGCGTCCTCCCATGTGGACTCCGCATATGGTAATGATTGCCATTTGCATAGATACTCTTCGCTGCCATCGTCGGGTTTGGTGCCGCGTGCAATGATGCGATCCACATTATTGTATGATTTCAACAAATCGTGCTGCAACTCCAACTGACACTCAAAGTAATCGATATCCTCGGGTCCAGCATATCGACGCCAGCAAGCCGTTTCCTCTTCTTTCTTAATGAAATTATCCAGTTTTTTCATACCTTTTGCCTTCATTTCACGCAGCGTAATCTCCGACTCCCAGGTATTGTGTATGTAGCTCCAACCCTTCCATTTAATGAGGTATTGTACCTCAGACTCTGATGAGTCATCAATGCCTTCATTTGGGTCGCAACCGTTTTCCTCAATGGCGTATATAGTTGTCTGATTTCCAGTGCAGGCTTTTTTGCCAACGCGCTGCGCTAAAATGCGTTCGATAGTCTCGCatttctcctcctcctcagcagcagctgcatttgcCGCCACTTGCGTCTCATCATACTCGAGCTCCAGTAGATCCTCAGAATCTGTGGCTTCATCCTCAGAAGCCTCTTTGTAACTAACTGCGGCGGCGGTGCGACGCGTGGCACAACTGCTtatgaaatagaaaatatcaATGGTCATTTGCGTTTTTGAAACTATTGCAAGTTTTGTTAACCAACCGTTTGCTGGGATCATCATCGTCACTATCCTCTGAGCTGAATGACTTTACGCGccggcgctgctgctgttgtgactGTTTGGAGCCGCCAGAGCGGGCATTGCACTTACGCTTTTGTCCGGCAAACGGCGCCTCATCGCTGTCAGCGTCATCGCTTTCATCACTCTCATCAGAGTCCCAGCTGGGTAAGTGAAAAGACACATGATTAACAAAAGCAATTAGAAAGAGTTCAACTAGTTCGTAActtggaaaatgaaaactcacttttgcttcttcttctttttgacAGGCTGAGGGCGTTTTGACTTATCAGCCGAAGCTGGCGGCGCTTTGCGCGGTTGTCGCGTGGATCGCTTAGGTCTGTAATCATCCTCTTCATCCTCCTGCCATGTTAtcgaaatattttcttaattttttcatGAACTGTAAACCGATATCAACTTACGCTGCTGCTACTACTGCTGGAGGACGAGGGCGATGCATTGGCAGAACTTTCACTGGCATCTTCATCGGCACTTGCTTCGCTGCCCGAGGCTGCCTGTGCCTGTAATTGTGCTTGTTGCGGcaaatgctgctgctcatcatcatcctcatcttcctcatcgtcatcatcatcctcatcctcatcggCTGCTTTAGGCAGTGTTGCAGCTGAAGTGCCGGAGgagctgctgctattgctcgTGTGTAATttactattgttgttatttgttctGTCAGGTTCGCCTCCAACCTCTGCCTCAGAGTCGGAGTCACTGGTACTGGAATCGCCGCTGGAACTCTCGTTCTCATGACCATCCGTAAAgccatttgttgttgatgttttatTATCCGCTTGAGCGGCCAATGCTGTTGGTGGAAGACTAGCCACCGTTGGTTTGGTAACTGTCGGCTCCGGGGAGCTGCGTCCATCACTTGAATTACCTGAGGAACTGTCCGAATCAGAGTCGGAACCAGAGGAGCCACTGCCACTTCCGCTGCCACTACCACTGGCATCTTCGCGTGTGTCATCTTGTTCGTCTGAGCCTATACTATGCGACGATTCATTGAGTGCCTGGCATAAGATGAATAAGAATGATTATGGGAACAATAATACGAAATTACAATAAGATCGCACATTCTCAAActaaatagcaaataaaaatgattttttttagaaatgttTACAAGAAATACGGGTAACACAATATGTGAGTAGACAATAAACATGCTACGAATTTGTTGAAAACTTAAACTCGATcctattatttatatttaacgGATCCATTCGATTAGACGTGCTTTGAGCACGATACAAACGCATCCccatataaaatttaaaattgtttaggTTTAGCCTCTAATCCGGTCCAGAATCGACAATTTCTTTAACTCTGCGATCGGCATTCAATAGTTAGATTAATTCGATAACTCATTCTTTACTTGACATATTTCGGTAAAACTACATCCTCGCCAGCATTCATGGAGTGCATCTTCTCGCTAATCTTTCAATGCATTGGTTGTCATACttttatacaattaaattgatttattcaCAAATCAAATAAGTGAATTGTAAAGGAACACATTTTCTT
This DNA window, taken from Drosophila nasuta strain 15112-1781.00 chromosome 2L, ASM2355853v1, whole genome shotgun sequence, encodes the following:
- the LOC132784646 gene encoding chromodomain-helicase-DNA-binding protein 1 isoform X3 translates to MKFCYHSKQGDINQLNSSHCALNESSHSIGSDEQDDTREDASGSGSGSGSGSSGSDSDSDSSSGNSSDGRSSPEPTVTKPTVASLPPTALAAQADNKTSTTNGFTDGHENESSSGDSSTSDSDSEAEVGGEPDRTNNNNSKLHTSNSSSSSGTSAATLPKAADEDEDDDDDEEDEDDDEQQHLPQQAQLQAQAASGSEASADEDASESSANASPSSSSSSSSSEDEEDDYRPKRSTRQPRKAPPASADKSKRPQPVKKKKKQNWDSDESDESDDADSDEAPFAGQKRKCNARSGGSKQSQQQQRRRVKSFSSEDSDDDDPSKRSCATRRTAAAVSYKEASEDEATDSEDLLELEYDETQVAANAAAAEEEEKCETIERILAQRVGKKACTGNQTTIYAIEENGCDPNEGIDDSSESEVQYLIKWKGWSYIHNTWESEITLREMKAKGMKKLDNFIKKEEETACWRRYAGPEDIDYFECQLELQHDLLKSYNNVDRIIARGTKPDDGSEEYLCKWQSLPYAESTWEDATLVLRKWLRCVEQFTDRESSKCTPSRHCRVIKYRPKFSRIKGQPEFLVEGLTLRDYQMDGLNWLLHSWCKENSVILADEMGLGKTIQTICFLYALFKLHHLYGPFLCVVPLSTMTAWQREFDLWAPDMNVVTYLGDVKSRELIQQYEWQFEGSKRLKFNCILTTYEIVLKDKQFLGTLQWAALLVDEAHRLKNDDSLLYKSLKEFDTNHRLLITGTPLQNSLKELWALLHFIMPEKFDTWENFEVQHGNAEDKGYTRLHQQLEPYILRRVKKDVEKSLPAKVEQILRVEMTSLQKQYYKWILTKNFDALRKGKRGSTSTFLNIVIELKKCCNHAALIRPSEFELLGLQQDEALQMLLKGSGKLVLLDKLLCRLKETGHRVLIFSQMVRMLDVLADYLQKRHFSFQRLDGSIKGEMRRQALDHFNAEGSQDFCFLLSTRAGGLGINLATADTVIIFDSDWNPQNDLQAQARAHRIGQKNQVNIYRLVTARSVEEQIVERAKQKMVLDHLVIQRMDTTGRTVLDKSGNGHSSNSNPFNKDDLSAILKFGAEELFKDEQEHEEELVCDIDEILRRAETRNEDPEMPGDDLLSAFKVASIAAFQEDEPSESTSKDQQANDEEDDSKDWDDIIPEGFRKVIEDQERAKEMEDLYLPPRRKTTAANKNDAGKRGLAKGAARSKGDDSADSDYELGSDASGGGGEDGSRQRKRGRPAMKEKIIGFSDAELRRFIRSYKKFPAPLMRLEAIACDAELQEKPLAELKRIGEMLHDRCVQFLNEHKEEETKTVKEEELQQQGNKQRRPRATYSIKLGGVSFNAKTLLSCEEELQPLNELMPSSAQERQQWVFNIKTRSPNFDVEWGTEEDTALLRGIYQYGIGSWEQMKLDPTLKLSEKILLNDTRKPQTKHLQSRAEYLLKIIKKNVELTKGDQRRQRRPRKMKTSVSLNTTAVSTPERKDGTIDDGSSTLPGENSSRTAADGASLVASPVASSATAEHTSGQKKKKSKTRSKKTSASDNNGNKPMHFTANNEPRALEVLGDLDPSIFNECKEKMRPVKKALKALDQPDLSLSQQDQLQQTRDCLLQIGRQIDVCLQPYGESEKKEWRSNLWYFVSKFTELDAKRLFKIYKHALKQQTQPETPKDTTNSISPESGRSRRSRAENGATVDKEKERDKSGKKKKKDKDKERESRYSGAGCDDKSNRRFTNESPMKRKRDENDAEASSLGMTNTGISDNLKSMSFKRLNMDAATSSRHGSHEDQRKKHHRGDDYYVSAGGGAPSGYEGNSARRGGPNSPSGIGSSRRFDQQPVPTGYSSEMDRWHTRDRERYDTLYQRSGGGGSAASSGYHRDHRERDRERRPDKRRYPSALPPHAYSSHYLPPNYYLPNNMVPGLPPPPQGYRGEPRPYPVMPRDYPPDYRRSEYERRTQT
- the LOC132784646 gene encoding chromodomain-helicase-DNA-binding protein 1 isoform X1 — encoded protein: MKFCYHSKQGDINQLNSSHCALNESSHSIGSDEQDDTREDASGSGSGSGSGSSGSDSDSDSSSGNSSDGRSSPEPTVTKPTVASLPPTALAAQADNKTSTTNGFTDGHENESSSGDSSTSDSDSEAEVGGEPDRTNNNNSKLHTSNSSSSSGTSAATLPKAADEDEDDDDDEEDEDDDEQQHLPQQAQLQAQAASGSEASADEDASESSANASPSSSSSSSSSEDEEDDYRPKRSTRQPRKAPPASADKSKRPQPVKKKKKQNWDSDESDESDDADSDEAPFAGQKRKCNARSGGSKQSQQQQRRRVKSFSSEDSDDDDPSKRSCATRRTAAAVSYKEASEDEATDSEDLLELEYDETQVAANAAAAEEEEKCETIERILAQRVGKKACTGNQTTIYAIEENGCDPNEGIDDSSESEVQYLIKWKGWSYIHNTWESEITLREMKAKGMKKLDNFIKKEEETACWRRYAGPEDIDYFECQLELQHDLLKSYNNVDRIIARGTKPDDGSEEYLCKWQSLPYAESTWEDATLVLRKWLRCVEQFTDRESSKCTPSRHCRVIKYRPKFSRIKGQPEFLVEGLTLRDYQMDGLNWLLHSWCKENSVILADEMGLGKTIQTICFLYALFKLHHLYGPFLCVVPLSTMTAWQREFDLWAPDMNVVTYLGDVKSRELIQQYEWQFEGSKRLKFNCILTTYEIVLKDKQFLGTLQWAALLVDEAHRLKNDDSLLYKSLKEFDTNHRLLITGTPLQNSLKELWALLHFIMPEKFDTWENFEVQHGNAEDKGYTRLHQQLEPYILRRVKKDVEKSLPAKVEQILRVEMTSLQKQYYKWILTKNFDALRKGKRGSTSTFLNIVIELKKCCNHAALIRPSEFELLGLQQDEALQMLLKGSGKLVLLDKLLCRLKETGHRVLIFSQMVRMLDVLADYLQKRHFSFQRLDGSIKGEMRRQALDHFNAEGSQDFCFLLSTRAGGLGINLATADTVIIFDSDWNPQNDLQAQARAHRIGQKNQVNIYRLVTARSVEEQIVERAKQKMVLDHLVIQRMDTTGRTVLDKSGNGHSSNSNPFNKDDLSAILKFGAEELFKDEQEHEEELVCDIDEILRRAETRNEDPEMPGDDLLSAFKVASIAAFQEDEPSESTSKDQQANDEEDDSKDWDDIIPEGFRKVIEDQERAKEMEDLYLPPRRKTTAANKNDAGKRGLAKGAARSKGDDSADSDYELGSDASGGGGEDGSRQRKRGRPAMKEKIIGFSDAELRRFIRSYKKFPAPLMRLEAIACDAELQEKPLAELKRIGEMLHDRCVQFLNEHKEEETKTVKEEELQQQGNKQRRPRATYSIKLGGVSFNAKTLLSCEEELQPLNELMPSSAQERQQWVFNIKTRSPNFDVEWGTEEDTALLRGIYQYGIGSWEQMKLDPTLKLSEKILLNDTRKPQTKHLQSRAEYLLKIIKKNVELTKGDQRRQRRPRKMKTSVSLNTTAVSTPERKDGTIDDGSSTLPGENSSRTAADGASLVASPVASSATAEHTSGQKKKKSKTRSKKTSASDNNGNKPMHFTANNEPRALEVLGDLDPSIFNECKEKMRPVKKALKALDQPDLSLSQQDQLQQTRDCLLQIGRQIDVCLQPYGESEKKEWRSNLWYFVSKFTELDAKRLFKIYKHALKQQTQPETPKDTTNSISPESGRSRRSRAENGATVDKEKERDKSGKKKKKDKDKERESRYSGAGCDDKSNRRFTNESPMKRKRDENDAEASSLGMTNTGISDNLKSMSFKRLNMDAATSSRHGSHEDQRKKHHRGDDYYVSAGGGAPSGYEGNSARRGGPNSPSGIGSSRRFDQQPVPTGYSSEMDRWHTRDRYNFDYKRERYDTLYQRSGGGGSAASSGYHRDHRERDRERRPDKRRYPSALPPHAYSSHYLPPNYYLPNNMVPGLPPPPQGYRGEPRPYPVMPRDYPPDYRRSEYERRTQT